TGGCTTCTACTTGATCTTTTTCTCGGGATTGGTTGATTTCATCTGCTTTTTTTGGTACTTCTCTATCAAGACATCCATGCCTTCTTCGCTAAATCCTTCCGGCAGTTGCATGGGTGAAGATGAAAAGTTATATAAAAAGCCAGCTACAAATCCATTGTTATAGTAGTTCATCTGTTGACTGTACGGAATCCAATAAGCAGTGCGGTCATACGCCTTTTTTAAAATATTTCCTTCTGCTTGAAATTGAACAACATACCCCATTAATAAACTCATCAATAAAAATAGATTCGTTCGCCATTTCCAATTCAAGGGACTCAACGTTTTTTTCTTACGTTTAAATGCTAGAGCGAAAGCAAAAATACCAAAAGCTATACTAGAGAAAATTATAACAAGCATCAGAGGGGAAATCATATCCATTAAGAATGGTAAATCCGTTGCCATCCGAAAATCAGATGGATAAAACGGTTCTCCTCGTTGATTCATTTTCTCAAAAGTAATATACCCTACAATCATCGTCGCTACGAGGTAAATTGTATTTGTAACACGAATATTACCCGTGAGTGCCCACAACCAGATCGCCGGAATCATCAAGATACCCCAACTAATGAGAAACTTTTCGGTATGCCAATCCAATACAAAATTAGCGACCAGATTAAAATTCAGCTGATTTTGAAACCACTGTAAAAGCAATTGCGATATAAATACGACCAAAATTAAACGAAGGAGTTGCAGAAAAAAAACAGAAATTTTACAATTATTGAGGCGGGCTTTTTTTAATCTTTTAAAATAAGAATCCATTTTTTTCAGTACGATCTCCCCCGTTCTACATTACTTCTCTACTCATTTTCAGTTCGCCAGAAATCATCATACACGTTAATGGGTAAATGACGCTTATGTTTCGTACGCAAAAACCATCCTTCAATCGTTGTTGCATCTTTTTCGGAAACTTCTTTCCCTTCTAGATAATCATCAATCGATGCATAAGAAACCCCTAGAGCTTCTTCATCCGGAAGAGACGGACGGTTTTCTTCTAAATCGGCTGTAGGAACTTTATTATACAAGTGAGGTGGACAATTTAGCACTTCCAACATCGCTTTCCCTTGCCGTTTATTTAAGCGCCAAATTGGTATAATATCTGCTGCTCCATCACCATATTTTGTGAAAAAGCCAGTAACGGATTCACCTGCGTGGTCCGTTCCAATTACCACCCCTGCTTGTTCTCCAGCAATCGCATATTGAACAACCATTCGTTGACGCGCCTTGATATTCCCTTTATTAAAATCAGATATAGATAAATCCGTTTGCGTTAAAGCAGAAACTAATTCATCTGTAGCTGGTTTTATATTTACAAGAAGGGTTTTGTCTGGTTCGATAAATGCCAATGCATCCAGAACGTCAGATTTATCAGCTTGTTTTCCATATGGAAGTTCAACAGCGATGAATTGATACATCTTTTTTGTTTCTTGACGTAATTCAGTAATTGCCATCTGAGCTAACTTCCCTGTAAGGGTGGAGTCTTGTCCACCACTAATTCCTAGTACGAGTGTTTTCAAGAAAGGATGTGCCTTCATGTAATCCTTCATAAAATCAATACTCTTCCTAATTTCTTGTTGGGGATCAATAGTATCTTTCACTTTTAATTCTTCAATAATTTTCTTTTGTAAAGGCCGCACCGTCTATTCCTCCTTTAGATTTGTTTATTCTATGATTTAAAGAGGCTCACCATTTTTTCGAACTTCCTCTTTCAATCGTTTGATGGTTCTCATTTTATGATCATACGTCTCTTGTGACAAATCAACTGGATAATCTTCTGGATTCAAGATACGTTTATATTCATCCCACAAATCATGCAGTTGCTCGGTTGCGTAGGCTCTCACTTCTTCTAAAGAAGGTAATTCATAGACTCTTTTCCCCTCTACAATGATATCTTGTAGGATGGGACGCGCATCAAAATCAGTAATAGTTTTATTTATATACGTGTAAATAGGATGGAACATGAACAATTCTTTTTCTTTGTCCGGTTCCTCTTGCCATAGAGCAATATAATCTCCTTCAGATTTACCATCTCGCTTCCGAGTGATTCTCCATACTTGCTTGCGACCAGGAGTTGAAACTTTTTCTGCATTACTAGAAATCTTGAGAGTATCTACCATCTCTCCTTTATGATCTTCAATGCTAACTAGTTTGTAAACAGCTCCAAGAGCGGGCTGATCAAAGGCAGTGATCAGTTTAGTTCCCACACCCCACACGTCAATCTTTGCTCCTTGCATTTTCAAGTTTAAGATGGTCATTTCATCAAGATCATTCGACGCATAAATTTTAGCATTTGGGAAACCTGCTTCATCTAATTGCTGTCTTACTTTTTTAGAAAGATAAGCCATATCTCCACTGTCAATACGAACGCCAGCAAAGTTGATTTTATCTCCCATTTCTTTCGCTACACGGATTGCATTCGGTACACCTGAACGAAGAGTGTCATAGGTATCCACTAAGAACACGCAGTTTTTATGGCTACGTGCATAGGCACTAAATGCATCATAGTCATTACGATAAACTTGTACTAAAGAATGAGCATGGGTACCTGCAATGGGAATACCAAATAGTTTACCAGCGCGGGTATTAGAAGTAGCATCAAAACCACCTACATACGCAGAACGCGCTCCCCATAAAGCTGCATCCATTTCTTGTGCCCGACGAGACCCAAATTCCATCAAAATATCATCTTCTGCTACATATTTTAAGCGTGCCGCTTTCGTAGCAATCAACGTTTGGAAGTTCACAATATTTAAAAGTGCCGTTTCAATTAGTTGGCATTCTGCTAATGGCCCCTCTACTTGAACGATTGGCTCATTCGCAAATACCAAATCTCCTTCTAATGCAGAACGAATGGTTCCAGTAAAACGTAAGTTTTTTAGATACGTCAAAAATTCTTCTGGATACTCTTGGGAATCACGCAAGAAGTCAATATCACTTTCAGTGAATTGTAATTCTTCAACATATTTTACTAAACGTTCTAGACCAGCAAAAACAGCATACCCATTTTTAAATGGATAGTTACGGAAATACAATTCGAAAACAGATCTTTTTTCCGTTATTCCTTCATCCCAGTACGTTTTCATCATATTAATTTGGTAGAGGTCAGTATGTAGTGCGCGACCATCGTCTTTGTAGGTTTCTTCCAAGATAAGCACTCCTTCAATATCAGAATATTATTTTTTATTACAGGATTCATTTTCACTTATTATAACGTAAATCGTTTTATTTTTCCTTTTTTTCATTTAAGTCCTTATTTATATGAAAAGAAAGCGGAAGAAAAGGCGTTTAGATATAGGAAAAGGCTGGAACTTTTGTCCCAGCCTCTTCGTTGAACCATTTAATAAATGACTTTAATTCCTCGAGCAGCAATCTCAGATTCAGAATGAACGGTGTGTTCCATTTCATCTACCCCTTGCGAACTCACTTTATCAAATAAAATCTTCACGGTTTGAA
The Jeotgalibaca sp. MA1X17-3 genome window above contains:
- the nadE gene encoding ammonia-dependent NAD(+) synthetase; this translates as MRPLQKKIIEELKVKDTIDPQQEIRKSIDFMKDYMKAHPFLKTLVLGISGGQDSTLTGKLAQMAITELRQETKKMYQFIAVELPYGKQADKSDVLDALAFIEPDKTLLVNIKPATDELVSALTQTDLSISDFNKGNIKARQRMVVQYAIAGEQAGVVIGTDHAGESVTGFFTKYGDGAADIIPIWRLNKRQGKAMLEVLNCPPHLYNKVPTADLEENRPSLPDEEALGVSYASIDDYLEGKEVSEKDATTIEGWFLRTKHKRHLPINVYDDFWRTENE
- a CDS encoding nicotinate phosphoribosyltransferase: MEETYKDDGRALHTDLYQINMMKTYWDEGITEKRSVFELYFRNYPFKNGYAVFAGLERLVKYVEELQFTESDIDFLRDSQEYPEEFLTYLKNLRFTGTIRSALEGDLVFANEPIVQVEGPLAECQLIETALLNIVNFQTLIATKAARLKYVAEDDILMEFGSRRAQEMDAALWGARSAYVGGFDATSNTRAGKLFGIPIAGTHAHSLVQVYRNDYDAFSAYARSHKNCVFLVDTYDTLRSGVPNAIRVAKEMGDKINFAGVRIDSGDMAYLSKKVRQQLDEAGFPNAKIYASNDLDEMTILNLKMQGAKIDVWGVGTKLITAFDQPALGAVYKLVSIEDHKGEMVDTLKISSNAEKVSTPGRKQVWRITRKRDGKSEGDYIALWQEEPDKEKELFMFHPIYTYINKTITDFDARPILQDIIVEGKRVYELPSLEEVRAYATEQLHDLWDEYKRILNPEDYPVDLSQETYDHKMRTIKRLKEEVRKNGEPL